Genomic DNA from Catellatospora sp. TT07R-123:
GGAAGCCGCGCGACAGCACCGTGTACCCGGCGGCGGCGTACCCGACCCGGCCCGCCAGCGCCACCACGTCGCCCTCGACCGCCCCCGACCGCAGCACCGGCGCCAGCCCGTGCAGGTCGCCCAGGGCCGTCACCGCGATCGTCAGGGTGGGGCTGGCCGTCATGTCACCACCGACGACGCTCGCACCGACCAGCGCCGCCTCGGCGGCCAGCCCGTCGGCGAGCTGCTCGGCCCAGGCCACGTCCAGGTCGGGCGGGGCGCAGAGGCCCACCAGCAGCGCCGTCGCGGTGGCGCCCATCGCCGCGATGTCGGCCAGGTTCGCCGCCGCCGCCCGACGGCCGATGTCCTCCGCGTCTGCCCAGTCGCGCCGGAAGTGGCGCCCCTCGACGAGGACGTCGGTCGAGGCGACCACGCGACCGTCCGATGCGATCACGAGCGCGGCGTCGTCGCCCGGACCGAGCAGGGTGGCCGGGCCCCTGCCGAGCCGGGCCACCACCCGCTCGATCAGCCCGAACTCACCCGTACGCGCGACGCTCATAGCACCTCTTTTCGCTTGTGGCGCGCCTCCTGCCGCTGTCCGCAGACCACCCGTGAGGTAGTTTCACAGCGGTACGCACAAAGGAGTCGTCCGTGGTTCACGCTTATATCCTGATCCAGACGTCGGTCGGCAAGTCGGTCGACGTCTCCGCTGCCATCGGCGACATCCAGGGTGTCACCCGGGTCGACGCGGTCACCGGGCCGTACGACGTGATCGCCATGGTGCAGGCGCACACCGTCGACGAACTCGGCAAACTCGTACTGTCACAGATCCAGCTGATCCCGAACATCACCCGTACGCTGACGTGCCCGATCATCCACCTATGAGTAACGATCAGGCGACACGTCCGGCCGACCGCTCCGCCAAGCTCCTCGCGGCAGCGATCGCCGTGCCCGTGGCACTGGCCGCCGGGTACGCCTTCTTCCAGGTCATGCGCCCGGCCGACGCCCCCGCGGCGGCCCCGAAGCCCAGCGTCGGCACCTCCGCCAGCCCGCAGGTCATGCCGACCGCGCCCGTGGTGATGGCCACCCCCGTCCTCGGCGACCGCCAGGCCACCGTGTGCCGCGCCCTGCTGTCGCAACTGCCCGAGCAGGTCGGCGGCCTGCCCCGCCGCCAGGTCTCCGGCGGCTTCGAGCAGAACGCCGCCTGGGGCGACCCGGCCCTGATGCTGACCTGCGGTGGCACGACGCCCACCTTCCCGCCGACCGACGACGTGTACAAGCTGGACGGCGTCTGCTGGCACGAGTCCGCCGGCACCTTGACCACGGTCGACCGTGAGGTCCCCGTCTCCGTCACGGTCCCGGCCGGCCGGCCGGCCGAGCTGATCATCGAGTTCTCGAAGACCCTGATCGAGACGGTCCCGTCGGC
This window encodes:
- a CDS encoding Lrp/AsnC ligand binding domain-containing protein, whose amino-acid sequence is MVHAYILIQTSVGKSVDVSAAIGDIQGVTRVDAVTGPYDVIAMVQAHTVDELGKLVLSQIQLIPNITRTLTCPIIHL
- a CDS encoding DUF3515 domain-containing protein, with amino-acid sequence MSNDQATRPADRSAKLLAAAIAVPVALAAGYAFFQVMRPADAPAAAPKPSVGTSASPQVMPTAPVVMATPVLGDRQATVCRALLSQLPEQVGGLPRRQVSGGFEQNAAWGDPALMLTCGGTTPTFPPTDDVYKLDGVCWHESAGTLTTVDREVPVSVTVPAGRPAELIIEFSKTLIETVPSAATMPTGCR
- a CDS encoding thiamine-phosphate kinase, which codes for MSVARTGEFGLIERVVARLGRGPATLLGPGDDAALVIASDGRVVASTDVLVEGRHFRRDWADAEDIGRRAAAANLADIAAMGATATALLVGLCAPPDLDVAWAEQLADGLAAEAALVGASVVGGDMTASPTLTIAVTALGDLHGLAPVLRSGAVEGDVVALAGRVGYAAAGYTVLSRGFRTPKLLVEAYRRPIVPYTAGPAAGRAGATSMIDISDGLIADLGHIAQASKVGINLHRSAFAVPEQMRDAALALGVDPYQWLLAGGDDHALAATFPPGIPLPDGWHPVGEVVHGTTVTVDSRPWYGPKGWDHFRA